One region of Parambassis ranga chromosome 21, fParRan2.1, whole genome shotgun sequence genomic DNA includes:
- the LOC114426037 gene encoding acetylcholine receptor subunit alpha-like, whose protein sequence is MNAGFFLFHLVILAGAAWASTDETRLVKTLFTGYNKVVRPVNHFKDPVVVTVGLQLIQLISVDEVNQIVSSNVRLKQQWKDVNLQWNPEDYGGIKKIRVPSTDIWRPDLVLYNNADGDFAIVHETKVLLEHTGMITWNPPAIFKSYCEIIVLHFPFDLQNCSMKLGTWTYDGNLVVVNPDSDRPDLSNFMESGEWVMKDFRGWKHWVYYACCPDTPYLDITYHFLMLRLPLYFIVNVIIPCMLFSFLTGLVFYLPTDSGEKMTLSISVLLSLTVFLLVIVELIPSTSSAVPLIGKYMLFTMVFVIASIIITVIVINTHHRSPSTHTMPEWVRKVFIETIPNIMFFSTMKRPGKEKQTKSIYGADFDISDISGNQTSAVPYQSPITKNPDVRSAIEGVKYIAETMKSDEESNNAAEEWKFVAMVLDHILLCVFMAVCLIGTLGVFAGRLIELSML, encoded by the exons ATGAATGCTGggtttttcctttttcatctTGTCATTCTAGCAG GTGCTGCCTGGGCCTCCACTGACGAGACACGCTTGGTTAAAACCCTTTTCACTGGATACAATAAGGTCGTCCGTCCAGTCAATCACTTCAAGGACCCCGTGGTCGTTACTGTGGGTCTGCAGCTCATCCAGCTCATTAGTGTG GATGAAGTTAACCAGATCGTCAGCAGCAATGTGCGGCTGAAACAG caatggAAAGATGTGAACTTGCAGTGGAACCCGGAGGATTATGGTGGCATCAAAAAGATCCGAGTCCCCTCCACTGACATTTGGCGGCCTGATCTGGTCCTCTACAATAA TGCTGACGGTGACTTTGCCATCGTTCATGAGACCAAAGTGCTTCTGGAGCACACTGGGATGATCACATGGAACCCACCTGCCATCTTCAAGAGCTACTGTGAAATCATTGTGCTGCACTTCCCATTTGACCTCCAGAACTGCAGCATGAAGCTCGGCACCTGGACTTATGATGGAAACCTGGTCGTCGTCAATCCT GACAGCGACCGCCCAGATCTCAGTAACTTCATGGAAAGTGGAGAGTGGGTGATGAAAGATTTCCGTGGCTGGAAGCACTGGGTGTACTATGCCTGCTGCCCTGACACCCCCTACCTGGACATCACCTATCACTTCCTGATGCTGCGGCTCCCACTGTACTTCATTGTCAACGTCATCATCCCATGCATGCTCTTCTCCTTCCTGACTGGCCTCGTCTTCTATCTTCCCACAGACTCCG GTGAGAAGATGACTCTCAGCATCTCTGTCTTGCTGTCTTTGACTGTGTTCCTGCTGGTCATTGTGGAGCTGATACCCTCCACCTCCAGTGCTGTGCCCCTCATTGGGAAATACATGCTTTTCACCATGGTGTTTGTCATAGcatccatcatcatcactgtcatcgTCATCAACACCCACCATCGCTCACCAAGCACTCATACAATGCCAGAGTGGGTCCGCAAG GTTTTTATTGAAACTATTCCCAACATCATGTTCTTCTCAACAATGAAGCGCCCAGGGAAGGAAAAGCAGACTAAAAGCATCTATGGCGCTGACTTTGACATCTCAGACATCTCAGGCAACcagacctctgcagtccccTACCAGTCACCCATTACCAAGAACCCTGATGTCCGCAGTGCCATTGAAGGAGTCAAGTACATCGCAGAGACCATGAAATCAGACGAGGAATCCAACAAT gcagCTGAAGAGTGGAAGTTTGTGGCCATGGTGCTGGATCACATTCTCTTGTGTGTCTTCATGGCTGTATGTCTGATTGGCACGCTAGGCGTGTTTGCAGGACGTCTGATTGAGTTGAGCATGCTTTAA
- the gpr155a gene encoding integral membrane protein GPR155: MMEAPGSVRTFNFMEEDPASSAVSSTMSIDKLFPALLECFGIILCGYIAGRTNIITSTQAKGLGNFVSKFALPALLFKNMVLLDFGDVIWPFLWSVLIAKVSVFCLVCVLTLIVANPDSRYSKAGLFSIFATQSNDFALGYPIVEALYQSTHPEYLQYIYLVAPVSLMILNPIGFGFCEIQKWKDQGNHQQSKLLIVGLVVLQVLKNPIVFMVVIGLIAHFVLHQKIPAIMAEFVDGLANSFGGAALFYLGLTMVGHVRKLSRSTVVTLILLITAKLLLMPLICKDMVDLLDNNSTSALNHSSLSNYAFLYGVFPTAPSVAIYAVYYNAELEVVTSGMVISTFLSAPIMYVSAWLLTIHWMDPQLLMHSLQSVSFNISIVSLVALVWTIGVMFLSKKFKRLPHMFTVNLFLAQFLTSIGMILWKFVVMEDNFIGQVLTFSLLSISLYSTFVWPGLIALSLVLLKKFDDVKVSPAVLVIAGWGVPILVTAVLLIFGEKMSDTIDVAFFYGKLQIICTTVVVALSFLLGGGSLVCLSRGSWAHINQQQDGNPLSDNAEDLVTETEPEDQPLFVPVSTSVDRACLICDCAAPQPMPDMIISTSANNTPTTLAGQCENRCESTDCLLAEVEERQQFTDRQVARHTLLCLLLTVFLLANLSSCLWLLFNPSPGRLYLELQFFCALANYGQGFLSFALFGLDKHLILLPFKKRLYNLWYGKKQQEPPTDLPEDIRMTCIQFTKYHKQQCFNDIVKKRRCGKKTMVDCFLGCDLVEWLQQVGLAQDRGEAVLYGTRLQQGGVLQHFKEEHGFQDSHLYYRFIT; the protein is encoded by the exons ATGATGGAGGCACCTGGCAGTGTGAGGACATTCAACTTTATGGAGGAGGACCCGGCatcctctgctgtctcctccACCATGTCCATAGACAAGCTCTTCCCCGCTCTCCTGGAGTGCTTTGGGATCATACTGTGCGGATACATCGCAGGCAGGACAAACATCATCACCTCTACACAGGCCAAAGGATTGGGGAATTTTGTGTCCAAGTTTGCTCTCCCAGCACTGCTGTTCAAGAacatggtgctgctggactttggtgatgtcatctgGCCATTCCTCTGGAGCGTTCTCATAGCCaaagtgtctgtgttttgcCTTGTTTGTGTCCTCACGCTGATAGTTGCCAATCCTGACAGCAGATACAGCAAGGCTGGGCTCTTCTCAATATTTGCCACACAAAGCAATGACTTTGCTTTGGGATATCCTATAG TTGAAGCCCTGTACCAGAGCACACACCCAGAGTACCTTCAGTACATCTACCTGGTCGCACCTGTATCCCTGATGATTCTAAATCCCATTGGCTTTGGCTTCTGTGAGATCCAGAAGTGGAAGGATCAAGGAAACCACCAGCAGAGCAAACTACTGATTGTGGGACTTGTAGTTTTACAGGTCCTAAAGAACCCCATAGTGTTCATGGTTGTCATTGGCCTCATcgcccactttgtcctgcaccAGAAGATTCCTGCTATCATGGCTGAGTTTGTGGATGGCTTGGCCAATTCTTTTGGTGGAGCAGCTCTGTTCTACCTAGGTCTGACCATGGTGGGTCATGTGAGGAAGTTGTCCAGATCCACAGTTGTGACTCTGATATTACTCATTACAGCAAAACT TTTGTTAATGCCCCTGATTTGCAAGGACATGGTGGATCTGTTGGACAATAACAGCACCAGCGCTTTGAACCACTCCAGTCTCTCCAATTATGCCTTTCTTtatggagtgtttccaacggcgcCAAGTGTGGCCATTTATGCCGTTTATTACAACGCAGAGCTAGAAGTT GTAACCTCTGGAATGGTGATCAGCACTTTTCTTTCAGCTCCAATAATGTATGTTTCAGCGTGGCTGCTTACAATCCACTGGATGGATCCTCAGCTTTTGATGCACTCACTGCAGAGTGTTAGTTTTAACATAAGCATAGTGAGCTTAGTTGCACTG GTGTGGACAATTGGTGTCATGTTTTTAAGTAAGAAATTCAAGAGACTCCCCCACATGTTTACAGTCAACCTTTTCTTGGCACAG TTTCTAACTTCTATTGGGATGATCCTGTGGAAGTTTGTGGTGATGGAAGACAACTTCATCGGGCAGGTCCTGACTTTCTCATTATTATCCATTTCCCTCTACAGTACCTTTGTTTGGCCAG GGTTGATAGCACTCTCACTTGTCCTGCTGAAAAAGTTTGATGATGTCAAAGTTTCACCTGCCGTGTTGGTCATTGCAGGATGGGG GGTTCCCATTTTAGTGACTGCAGTTTTGCTCATatttggggaaaaaatgtcTGACACAATTGATGTTGCTTTTTTCTATGGCAAGCTACAG aTAATCTGTACCACAGTTGTAGTTGCCCTCAGCTTTCTGCTGGGAGGAGGCTCCCTTGTGTGCCTAAGTAGAGGAAGCTGGGCCCACATTAACCAACAACAAGACGGAAACCCCTTATCTGACAATGCAGAGGATCTTGTGACTGAAACAGAACCAGAAGACCAACCTCTGTTTGTGCCAGTCAGCACATCTGTAGACAGAG CGTGCCTCATATGTGACTGTGCTGCACCCCAGCCcatgcctgacatgatcatcAGCACCAGTGCAAACAACACACCAACCACACTAGCAG GTCAGTGTGAGAATAGGTGTGAATCAACAGACTGCCTCCTTGCCGAGGTGGAGGAGCGCCAACAATTTACAGACAGACAAGTGGCCCGTCATACGCTCCTATGTCTGCTTCTGACAGTCTTCCTGCTTGCT AACTTGTCCAGCTGCTTGTGGCTTCTCTTCAACCCAAGTCCTGGTAGACTCTACttggaactgcagttcttctgTGCTCTAGCCAACTATGGACAG GGGTTCCTCTCCTTCGCTCTTTTTGGGCTGGACAAACATTTAATATTACTGCCTTTTAAGAAGAG GTTATACAACCTGTGGTATGGAAAGAAGCAACAAGAGCCACCGACTGATTTGCCTGAGGACATCAGGATGACCTGCATCCAGTTCACCAAATACCACAAGCAACAGTGTTTTAATGATATTGTAAAAAAGAGAAG GTGTGGTAAGAAAACTATGGTGGACTGTTTTCTTGGCTGTGATCTTGTGGAATGGCTTCAGCAGGTGGGTTTGGCTCAGGATCGTGGTGAGGCAGTACTCTATGGGACACGTTTACAGCAGGGTGGGGTGCTCCAGCACTTCAAGGAGGAACACGGCTTCCAAGACAGTCATCTTTATTACCGCTTCATCACATAA
- the scrn3 gene encoding secernin-3, whose product MHPSSCDTFVALPPSTDGERIIFGKNSDRPCDEVQEVLCFPARDYEAGEKVECTYIEIEQVAHTYAVVLSRPAWLWGAEMGANEHQVCIGNEAVWGRESADDEEALLGMDLVRLGLERANTAEKAVDVITELLQKYGQGGSCMEDECVFTYHNSFLISDRKEAWLLETSGKYWAAEKVEGACRNISNQYGITTKIDKEHPEMREYARSKGWWDGKSEFNFATVYSFMTTARIEASGSRYCEGKKLLDKSSGRITAETMMDILRDKDSGINMEGMFMTTGSMVSVIPTNPGLPAVHYFTATPDPERSVFKPFVFVKNLHPLKKTSSPSYGPEDPVKKKPRFQSKPDRKHELFVKHEVVAAIIESHQDRGQKIIEGMRQLEKATMQKMEKILSSGVENPDELVDLFSNCVQKEVAVYGLH is encoded by the exons ATGCATCCATCTTCCTGTGACACATTTGTGGCTCTGCCTCCCTCCACTGACGGAGAACGCATCATCTTTGGGAAAAACTCTGACAGGCCTTGTGACGAAGTCCAGGAGGTTTTGTGTTTTCCAGCCAGAGACTATGAAGCAGGGGAGAAGGTTGAG TGCACATATATAGAGATTGAGCAGGTTGCCCACACTTACGCAGTTGTGTTGAGCAGACCAGCATGGCTCTGGGGGGCAGAGATGGGTGCAAATGAGCATCAAGTGTGCATAGGCAATGAAGCAGTGTGGGGCAGAGAGAGTGCAGACGATGAGGAGGCTCTTCTTGGCATGGATCTTGTCAG GCTCGGGCTTGAAAGGGCCAATACAGCTGAGAAAGCTGTGGATGTCATCACTGAGCTCCTGCAGAAATATGGTCAGGGAGGATCATGCATGGAGGACGAATGTGTCTTCACCTACCACAACAGCTTCCTCATCTCAGACAGGAAAGAAGCGTGGCTGCTGGAAACATCAGGGAAATACTGGGCAGCTGAGAAAGTGGAAG GGGCCTGTCGAAACATCTCAAACCAATATGGCATAACAACCAAGATCGACAAGGAACATCCAGAAATGAGAGAGTATGCACGAAGTAAGGGTTGGTGGGACGGAAAGTCAGAGTTCAACTTTGCCACGGTCTACTCCTTTATGACTACAGCCAGAATAGAAGCCTCTGGGAGTCGATACTGTGAAGGGAAGAAGCTGCTGGACAAGAGCAGTG GTCGCATTACTGCTGAGACTATGATGGACATTCTGAGGGACAAAGACAGCGGCATCAACATGGAGGGCATGTTCATGACAACAGGAAGTATGGTGTCTGTGATACCTACAAACCCTGGTCTGCCAGCGGTCCACTATTTTACTGCAACTCCAGACCCTGAAAG GTCTGTATTCAAGCCATTCGTCTTtgtgaaaaaccttcatcctcTCAAGAAGACTTCTTCACCCAGTTATGGTCCAGAGGACCCTGTGAAGAAGAAGCCACGCTTCCAGAGCAAACCTGACCGCAAGCATGAGTTGTTTGTCAAACATGAGGTGGTGGCTGCCATCATTGAATCACACCAG gacagaggacagaagatCATTGAAGGTATGAGGCAGCTGGAGAAGGCCACGATGCAAAAGATGGAGAAGATTCTTTCATCTGGTGTGGAGAATCCTGATGAACTGGTAGACCTGTTTTCAAATTGTGTTCAGAAGGAGGTAGCTGTGTATGGCTTACACTGA